ATATGAAAATGGTTATCAAAATGGATCCGATTATAATAGTCCGCCTTGCTGAACATTGCGCGGTTTATCTCGTTATAAATTTCTTCGAATTCAGTGGTTTGCAGATCCGGTTCGAAGTCGGAAAGAAATTTTAAGGAAAGAAGAATGACGTATTCTCTGGATTGTTTTAATAATTTCAGAGCTTCATATAAGTATTGGGTCTTGATCCCAGGCAAATAAGGTCTTGTATTATCCGCGATCGTTTTCTTTTGGTTGGAGGCTCCGTATTCTCGATAGCCCATTTCCAAATGATGTCTTGCTTCTGCGTCTTTTGTTCTGAGAGCGTATTTAGATAAAAAATCCAATTCTCTTCTTACGCTGGAGGATGATGCTTCCACAATCTTAGCATATAATATCACTAATAATCTTTGGGTTTGGCGCATCTCATCGTAAGAATGTGCAAGATCGAATTGTAAATACAAAGTGAATGTTTCTATATGATGTTGCAGGCACCTGCGGAATAATGCTTTATCTTCTTCTGTTCCGTAATTAGAGATCGTGCTATTGATCGCTTTTAGATGAAATTCGTTTTGTTTTAATCCTCTTTCTACTCGGACCAAAGCAGTCGCTCTATTACTGTCCAAGTCCGCCTTTGTTTGTTCAAAAGGAAGAATTAGAAATGCGAAAAGAAGAATGAAGTAAGTTAGATTTCTTTTCGATCCCATATTAGCATTTTCGGAAATAAGAGGGGTCCAAATTGAACCCCGTTACAAGATAAATTTTACTGAACTATTCTTTGTCTTATGTCCTTTTTCCTAAGTCGAAGCGCATTTAGGACCACTGAAACGGAACTGAACGCCATCATCGCACCTGCAATCCAAGGAGCTAAAAGACCTGCGGCTGCAATTGGGATGCCTAGAGTGTTATAAGCGAGCGCCCAGAAAAAATTTTGTCGAATATTTCTTGTAGTCGCCTTTGCAATCAAGATTGCCTCTGCAATTTTTTCCAGATCTCCTTTTACCAAAACTACTCCTGCGGTTTCGATTGCGACGCCTGTTCCTGTTCCCATTGCAAATCCTACATCAGCTTTTGCTAATGCAGGAGAATCGTTGATACCGTCACCGGTCATTCCTACAATTTTTCCTTTGGATTGTAAGTCTGAAAGTATCTCTGCTTTTTCTTTGGGAAGAAGAGAAGCATGTACATTTTTGATCCCAACTTTCGAAGAGATGCTCTCTGCTACTGACAAATGGTCTCCGGTTAAGAGTAATGTTTCGATTCCGAGAGAATTTAATTTCTCCAATGCAGACTTTGCATTTTGGCGAATTGTATCTTCTATTGCAAAAATGATCCATCCGGCATTCTCTGATCTCGCC
This Leptospira hartskeerlii DNA region includes the following protein-coding sequences:
- a CDS encoding adhesin OmpL37 family surface protein produces the protein MGSKRNLTYFILLFAFLILPFEQTKADLDSNRATALVRVERGLKQNEFHLKAINSTISNYGTEEDKALFRRCLQHHIETFTLYLQFDLAHSYDEMRQTQRLLVILYAKIVEASSSSVRRELDFLSKYALRTKDAEARHHLEMGYREYGASNQKKTIADNTRPYLPGIKTQYLYEALKLLKQSREYVILLSLKFLSDFEPDLQTTEFEEIYNEINRAMFSKADYYNRIHFDNHFHIFNSPNLYEATWENPGLQELEKALGDIDPASDRARRMAKRSVIP